A single genomic interval of Odontesthes bonariensis isolate fOdoBon6 chromosome 3, fOdoBon6.hap1, whole genome shotgun sequence harbors:
- the mdm4 gene encoding protein Mdm4 isoform X1, protein MSSLSAQPPPSSSSCRTLPGEGNQVQPKAPLLQILRVAGAQEDVFTLKEVMHYLGQYIMGKQLYDKQRQHIVHCQDDPLGELLEVESFSVKNPSPVYEMLKKYLVVLGCADAAENLSVGRECVEGGVEDRGQMCGGVVNAGVVATSDGPLLQTPSQRRPREPDDESLEGLPRSACKRPKLDVTLDEWDLSGLPWWFLGNLRNNYSRRSNGSTDIHTNQLSLAQEEDTAIVSDTTDDLWFLTEGESEQVSVEMKEAALEEGSRGEGEGSLEDDYGGGKDEKADREMQEEPDEDSQCLSDDTDTEISTQDAWQCTECRKYNIPLQRYCVRCWALRKNWYKDVPRLAHSLSVPDIPACSSLTTHDEEDDSDTGIDVPDCSRTVSDPVILPSHSTASRPLPTMVMGKGKGPRPSSFRKDEQLSEGESQENLGMEVEDVRPEALLEPCKLCRVRPRNGNIIHGRTAHLLTCFPCARRLHKFQAPCPGCGKIIQKVIKIFIL, encoded by the exons atGAGCTCCCTGTCAGCCCAGCCACCGCCTTCAAGCTCTTCATGCAGGACACTACCTGGAGAGGGTAATCAG GTACAACCAAAGGCCCCTCTCCTGCAGATTTTGCGTGTCGCTGGAGCCCAGGAGGATGTCTTCACACtcaaagag GTGATGCACTACTTGGGCCAGTACATCATGGGGAAGCAACTGTATGACAAACAGAGGCAGCACATTGTCCACTGCCAGGACGATCCCTTGGGAGAACTGCTGGAAGTCGAGAGCTTCTCCGTTAAAAACCCAAG CCCAGTCTATGAAATGCTCAAGAAATACCTGGTTGTTCTTGGTTGTGCTG ACGCTGCAGAGAATCTTTCTGTGGGCCGTGAATGTGTTGAGGGCGGAGTGGAGGATCGTGGTCAG ATGTGTGGAGGTGTGGTCAATGCAGGAGTGGTAGCCACCAGTGATGGGCCTCTCCTGCAGACACCCTCCCAGAGACGACCCCGGGAGCCAGACGATG AGTCTTTAGAAGGCCTGCCACGCTCAGCCTGCAAACGCCCCAAACTTGATGTTACGCTGGATGAATGGGATCTCTCTGGACTGCCCTGGTGGTTTCTGGGTAATCTTCGTAATAACTACAGCCGCAGGAGCAACGGTTCCACTGACATCCACACAAACCAA CTGTCTCTTGCACAGGAGGAGGACACAGCCATAGTATCGGACACCACAGATGACCTCTGGTTCCTGACTGAGGGTGAGAGTGAACAGGTGAGCGTGGAGATGAAAGAAGCAGCACTGGAAGAAGGGagcagaggagaaggagaaggttCTCTTGAAGATGATTATGGAGGAGGGAAGGACGAGAAAGCAGATCGAGAG ATGCAGGAAGAGCCGGATGAAGACTCTCAGTGTCTGAGTGATGACACTGATACAGAGATCTCCACACAG GATGCATGGCAGTGCACGGAGTGCAGGAAATATAACATACCTCTCCAGAGGTACTGTGTTCGCTGCTGGGCTCTTCGAAAAAACTGGTACAAAGATGTCCCTCGACTTGCTCATTCCCTGTCTGTCCCTGACATCCCAGCATGCAGCTCTCTCACTACGCATGATGAAGAAGATGACAGTGACACAGGCATCGATGTCCCAGACTGCAGCAGGACCGTGTCTGATCCCGTCATCCTGCCCTCCCACTCCACAGCTTCCCGACCGCTGCCCACCATGGTTATGGGTAAAGGCAAGGGGCCGCGGCCTTCTAGTTTTCGGAAGGACGAGCAACTCTCAGAGGGGGAGAGTCAGGAAAATCTGGGCATGGAAGTTGAAGATGTTCGGCCCGAAGCACTGTTGGAGCCTTGTAAGCTCTGTCGAGTGCGACCACGCAATGGAAATATAATACACGGACGCACAGCTCACCTGCTTACATGTTTTCCATGTGCAAGGAGGCTACATAAGTTTCAGGCCCCTTGTCCAGGTTGTGGAAAAATTATTCAAAAAGTTATTAAGATCTTCATCCTTTAA
- the mdm4 gene encoding protein Mdm4 isoform X2, translating to MSSLSAQPPPSSSSCRTLPGEGNQVQPKAPLLQILRVAGAQEDVFTLKEVMHYLGQYIMGKQLYDKQRQHIVHCQDDPLGELLEVESFSVKNPSPVYEMLKKYLVVLGCADAAENLSVGRECVEGGVEDRGQMCGGVVNAGVVATSDGPLLQTPSQRRPREPDDESLEGLPRSACKRPKLDVTLDEWDLSGLPWWFLGNLRNNYSRRSNGSTDIHTNQEEDTAIVSDTTDDLWFLTEGESEQVSVEMKEAALEEGSRGEGEGSLEDDYGGGKDEKADREMQEEPDEDSQCLSDDTDTEISTQDAWQCTECRKYNIPLQRYCVRCWALRKNWYKDVPRLAHSLSVPDIPACSSLTTHDEEDDSDTGIDVPDCSRTVSDPVILPSHSTASRPLPTMVMGKGKGPRPSSFRKDEQLSEGESQENLGMEVEDVRPEALLEPCKLCRVRPRNGNIIHGRTAHLLTCFPCARRLHKFQAPCPGCGKIIQKVIKIFIL from the exons atGAGCTCCCTGTCAGCCCAGCCACCGCCTTCAAGCTCTTCATGCAGGACACTACCTGGAGAGGGTAATCAG GTACAACCAAAGGCCCCTCTCCTGCAGATTTTGCGTGTCGCTGGAGCCCAGGAGGATGTCTTCACACtcaaagag GTGATGCACTACTTGGGCCAGTACATCATGGGGAAGCAACTGTATGACAAACAGAGGCAGCACATTGTCCACTGCCAGGACGATCCCTTGGGAGAACTGCTGGAAGTCGAGAGCTTCTCCGTTAAAAACCCAAG CCCAGTCTATGAAATGCTCAAGAAATACCTGGTTGTTCTTGGTTGTGCTG ACGCTGCAGAGAATCTTTCTGTGGGCCGTGAATGTGTTGAGGGCGGAGTGGAGGATCGTGGTCAG ATGTGTGGAGGTGTGGTCAATGCAGGAGTGGTAGCCACCAGTGATGGGCCTCTCCTGCAGACACCCTCCCAGAGACGACCCCGGGAGCCAGACGATG AGTCTTTAGAAGGCCTGCCACGCTCAGCCTGCAAACGCCCCAAACTTGATGTTACGCTGGATGAATGGGATCTCTCTGGACTGCCCTGGTGGTTTCTGGGTAATCTTCGTAATAACTACAGCCGCAGGAGCAACGGTTCCACTGACATCCACACAAACCAA GAGGAGGACACAGCCATAGTATCGGACACCACAGATGACCTCTGGTTCCTGACTGAGGGTGAGAGTGAACAGGTGAGCGTGGAGATGAAAGAAGCAGCACTGGAAGAAGGGagcagaggagaaggagaaggttCTCTTGAAGATGATTATGGAGGAGGGAAGGACGAGAAAGCAGATCGAGAG ATGCAGGAAGAGCCGGATGAAGACTCTCAGTGTCTGAGTGATGACACTGATACAGAGATCTCCACACAG GATGCATGGCAGTGCACGGAGTGCAGGAAATATAACATACCTCTCCAGAGGTACTGTGTTCGCTGCTGGGCTCTTCGAAAAAACTGGTACAAAGATGTCCCTCGACTTGCTCATTCCCTGTCTGTCCCTGACATCCCAGCATGCAGCTCTCTCACTACGCATGATGAAGAAGATGACAGTGACACAGGCATCGATGTCCCAGACTGCAGCAGGACCGTGTCTGATCCCGTCATCCTGCCCTCCCACTCCACAGCTTCCCGACCGCTGCCCACCATGGTTATGGGTAAAGGCAAGGGGCCGCGGCCTTCTAGTTTTCGGAAGGACGAGCAACTCTCAGAGGGGGAGAGTCAGGAAAATCTGGGCATGGAAGTTGAAGATGTTCGGCCCGAAGCACTGTTGGAGCCTTGTAAGCTCTGTCGAGTGCGACCACGCAATGGAAATATAATACACGGACGCACAGCTCACCTGCTTACATGTTTTCCATGTGCAAGGAGGCTACATAAGTTTCAGGCCCCTTGTCCAGGTTGTGGAAAAATTATTCAAAAAGTTATTAAGATCTTCATCCTTTAA
- the mdm4 gene encoding protein Mdm4 isoform X3 yields MTNRGSTLSTARTIPWENCWKSRASPLKTQAQSMKCSRNTWLFLVVLMCGGVVNAGVVATSDGPLLQTPSQRRPREPDDESLEGLPRSACKRPKLDVTLDEWDLSGLPWWFLGNLRNNYSRRSNGSTDIHTNQLSLAQEEDTAIVSDTTDDLWFLTEGESEQVSVEMKEAALEEGSRGEGEGSLEDDYGGGKDEKADREMQEEPDEDSQCLSDDTDTEISTQDAWQCTECRKYNIPLQRYCVRCWALRKNWYKDVPRLAHSLSVPDIPACSSLTTHDEEDDSDTGIDVPDCSRTVSDPVILPSHSTASRPLPTMVMGKGKGPRPSSFRKDEQLSEGESQENLGMEVEDVRPEALLEPCKLCRVRPRNGNIIHGRTAHLLTCFPCARRLHKFQAPCPGCGKIIQKVIKIFIL; encoded by the exons ATGACAAACAGAGGCAGCACATTGTCCACTGCCAGGACGATCCCTTGGGAGAACTGCTGGAAGTCGAGAGCTTCTCCGTTAAAAACCCAAG CCCAGTCTATGAAATGCTCAAGAAATACCTGGTTGTTCTTGGTTGTGCTG ATGTGTGGAGGTGTGGTCAATGCAGGAGTGGTAGCCACCAGTGATGGGCCTCTCCTGCAGACACCCTCCCAGAGACGACCCCGGGAGCCAGACGATG AGTCTTTAGAAGGCCTGCCACGCTCAGCCTGCAAACGCCCCAAACTTGATGTTACGCTGGATGAATGGGATCTCTCTGGACTGCCCTGGTGGTTTCTGGGTAATCTTCGTAATAACTACAGCCGCAGGAGCAACGGTTCCACTGACATCCACACAAACCAA CTGTCTCTTGCACAGGAGGAGGACACAGCCATAGTATCGGACACCACAGATGACCTCTGGTTCCTGACTGAGGGTGAGAGTGAACAGGTGAGCGTGGAGATGAAAGAAGCAGCACTGGAAGAAGGGagcagaggagaaggagaaggttCTCTTGAAGATGATTATGGAGGAGGGAAGGACGAGAAAGCAGATCGAGAG ATGCAGGAAGAGCCGGATGAAGACTCTCAGTGTCTGAGTGATGACACTGATACAGAGATCTCCACACAG GATGCATGGCAGTGCACGGAGTGCAGGAAATATAACATACCTCTCCAGAGGTACTGTGTTCGCTGCTGGGCTCTTCGAAAAAACTGGTACAAAGATGTCCCTCGACTTGCTCATTCCCTGTCTGTCCCTGACATCCCAGCATGCAGCTCTCTCACTACGCATGATGAAGAAGATGACAGTGACACAGGCATCGATGTCCCAGACTGCAGCAGGACCGTGTCTGATCCCGTCATCCTGCCCTCCCACTCCACAGCTTCCCGACCGCTGCCCACCATGGTTATGGGTAAAGGCAAGGGGCCGCGGCCTTCTAGTTTTCGGAAGGACGAGCAACTCTCAGAGGGGGAGAGTCAGGAAAATCTGGGCATGGAAGTTGAAGATGTTCGGCCCGAAGCACTGTTGGAGCCTTGTAAGCTCTGTCGAGTGCGACCACGCAATGGAAATATAATACACGGACGCACAGCTCACCTGCTTACATGTTTTCCATGTGCAAGGAGGCTACATAAGTTTCAGGCCCCTTGTCCAGGTTGTGGAAAAATTATTCAAAAAGTTATTAAGATCTTCATCCTTTAA